The following proteins are co-located in the Leishmania panamensis strain MHOM/PA/94/PSC-1 chromosome 26 sequence genome:
- a CDS encoding hypothetical protein (TriTrypDB/GeneDB-style sysID: LpmP.26.2630): MSEADSLWLQKSITLPDPIPEEEDTAEALAPVLVPTTAVTSTSTATKTSQEDTIAPPSQPNMEKKAAAGKEMDLTKMVLDTSSLLRASVQRPSMRYPNRTSVSHSALISAQEHDELRARYTQAKRELLKVSDIQKDLDFARFELTRSQEEVKLLRESNHHLQQEIGDYAQRIEREYKARMSLEAKMSTEGVTRTEEVEFLKRSIDKLREENAKRLDDMAEQQESECQVRLQSMRDELAGAAEEMTRLAAEAKQAQKARELSESKLATTLNDLEKSCAEVSDCRSRIDALQKEYQALEQQHRSFVQQQERLNVTYLEEQKALNEERVNQVMESKNTAIAELQEELRLWKERTKTTAEELAAARQAAGQLQEDVRQLTADRVKEVRCLAEEHRLALCELQLQMEAAVREARGSKTSIEEEAQSLRRQLAQASSELSTVAGVLAQRERQLAKAEEELVHTKDRCVAAEQDNAQLASDAQLNAEAAEEAAERVERLIKQNHDIEEEFSKDIRDAKERIRTLEVTLMQSKDELSELRKAQIKSADDGLASTRDLRAQTEALMEECTTLKAQAREHRRFEEMARDYRQRFEEERTKVATLEVELSAAVDRCTAVEAKLEELSRRVISQAASRSPMQSLHTNATTASLSRHGKNRSVSSGQSYAATGGSSMKRARTEDARVFAISGFDGNDVLHAVKQLPNVAIAECKSNMPVPSNLTHLITNGQLTIKLLTALVRGCWVLPESYVVDSLKEQTWLREENYGFQHEEPPLLKKRIALTELFMSCKHYSTASLLLKEGGAIFVEDTEQADIVLCTNAEARSIKNGWKWEKMVEMIYPLKIQ; this comes from the coding sequence ATGAGCGAGGCAGACAGCCTGTGGCTCCAGAAGAGCATAACCCTCCCTGACCCGATCccggaagaggaggacacgGCAGAAGCACTGGCACCAGTGCTTGTCCCCACAACTGCTGTCACTTCGACGTCCACCGCTACCAAGACCTCCCAGGAGGATACCATCGCGCCTCCTTCCCAGCCCAACATGGAGAAGAAAGCCGCCGCTGGAAAGGAGATGGACTTGACAAAGATGGTTCTGGACACCAGCAGCCTCTTGCGCGCGTCTGTGCAGCGTCCGTCAATGCGATACCCGAATCGGACTTCTGTTTCCCACTCCGCGCTCATCTCTGCACAGGAGCACGAtgagctgcgtgcgcgctACACACAGGCGAAGCGGGAGCTGCTGAAAGTGTCAGACATTCAGAAGGACCTCGACTTTGCCCGTTTTGAGCTCACGCGCtcgcaggaggaggtgaagctgctgcgcgagagcaaccaccacctccagcaggaGATTGGGGACTATGCGCAGCGGATCGAACGGGAATACAAGGCGCGCATGTCTCTTGAGGCGAAGATGTCGACCGAAGGCGTCACTCGTactgaggaggtggagtTCTTGAAGAGGTCGATTGACAAACTGCGCGAGGAGAACGCGAAGCGACTCGACGATatggcagagcagcaggagagtgAGTGCCAGGTACGGCTGCAGTCGATGCGTGACGAGCTGGCAggcgcggcggaggagaTGACGCGACTcgccgcggaggcgaagcAAGCACAGAAGGCTCGCGAGCTGTCGGAGTCGAAGCTCGCCACCACACTTAATGACTTGGAAAAGTCGTGTGCTGAGGTGAGCGACTGCAGGTCTCGAATCGATGCTCTACAGAAAGAGTACcaggcgctggagcagcagcaccgcagctttgtgcagcagcaagagaggcTGAACGTGACGTACCTCGAAGAGCAAAAGGCGCTCAACGAGGAGCGTGTGAATCAGGTGATGGAGTCAAAAAATACTGCTATCGCAGAGCTGCAAGAGGAGCTGCGTCTTTGGAAGGAGCGGACGAAGACAACGGCTGAAGAACTGGCTGCGGCACGCCAAGCGGCAGGCCAGCTGCAGGAAGACGTGAGGCAGCTGACAGCCGATCGCGTCAAGGAAGTGCGGTGCCTCGCTGAGGAGCATCGTCTTGCTCTGTGCGAGCTCCAGCTCcagatggaggcggcggtccGTGAGGCGCGGGGAAGTAAGACGTCCATCGAGGAAGAGGCTCAGTCTCTACGTCGCCAGCTTGCACAGGCGTCAAGTGAGCTCTCCACCGTAGCTGgcgtgctggcgcagcgggagCGACAGCTTGccaaagcagaagaagagctTGTGCACACCAAGGACCGATGTGTCGCGGCAGAGCAGGACAACGCGCAGCTGGCGAGCGATGCGCAGCTGAACGCCGAGGCGGCCGAGGAAGCCGCGGAGCGGGTGGAGCGGCTGATAAAGCAGAACCACgacatcgaggaggagtTTTCGAAGGACATACGCGATGCCAAGGAGCGCATCCGTACCTTGGAGGTGACGTTGATGCAGAGCAAAGACGAGCTCTCGGAGCTACGTAAAGCGCAGATCAAATCTGCTGACGACGGCCTCGCCTCGACCCGCGACCTTCGCGCACAGACGGAGGCGCTGATGGAAGAGTGTACGACGCTCAAGGCCCAGGCAAGGGAGCACCGTCGCTTTGAGGAAATGGCGCGTGACTACCGCCAGCgcttcgaggaggagaggacgaAGGTCGCCACACTTGAGGTAGAgctcagcgctgccgtcgacaGGTGtacggcggtggaggcgaagctggaggagctgtcGCGTCGCGTCATTTCGCAGGCAGCGTCGCGCTCGCCGATGCAGTCCCTGCACACCAACGCGACGACCGCGTCGCTCTCCCGCCATGGCAAGAATCGCAGTGTCTCCTCTGGACAATCGTACGCagccaccggcggcagctcaATGAAACGTGCGCGCACTGAAGACGCACGCGTCTTTGCGATCAGTGGGTTTGATGGCAACGACGTGCTGCATGCGGTGAAGCAGCTGCCGAACGTGGCGATTGCGGAGTGCAAGTCAAACATGCCTGTGCCGTCCAACCTTACCCACCTCATCACGAATGGCCAGCTCACGATTAAGCTTCTGACGGCGCTTGTGCGAGGCTGCTGGGTGCTGCCCGAGTCGTACGTGGTGGACTCTTTGAAAGAGCAGACATGGCTGCGTGAAGAGAACTACGGCTTCCAGCATGAGGAGCCACCACTGCTGAAGAAGCGCATTGCCCTCACAGAGCTGTTCATGTCCTGCAAGCATtacagcaccgccagcctGCTGCTCAAGGAGGGTGGTGCCATCTTCGTCGAAGACACGGAGCAGGCGGACATCGTTCTGTGCACCAACGCTGAGGCGCGCAGCATCAAGAACGGGTGGAAGTGGGAGAAGATGGTGGAGATGATCTACCCGCTCAAGATTCAGTAG
- the ABCB2 gene encoding ABC transporter, putative (TriTrypDB/GeneDB-style sysID: LpmP.26.2640), producing MMSADQKTKVKATLQDAEEPVSEQIGGQVPIFKLFRYRSPGEWFAVIVGSTAAFCSGGVTPLFMYFFGRMTNNAYDDEMAPQLTRNYAMLMACVGILSMVLVFIKTATYQVTATRLVGRIKCAYFSAVVNQDISWHDGRKPGELISRLTGDTRVVLNGINDRFASWIENLGTGLIGITLAFIASWELTLLIMGSFPLIGAMVYFLSAASARHVSVTRKQYARASAIAQEVMQNIKTVQSFNREMHEVERFSEMVVGSRKAGIKKDFLVAMAGASVMGVILCVIGLAFLLAVYLVQSGRADVGSVAATFLTVMNGAMGLGQVFPALLSFVEARAAAYPIFTTIDEQPAIDLNGPGKEATFQRCIEMRNITFAYPTRLDQVIFRGLSVEIRKGQKVAFSGSTGCGKSTLISLIQRFYDPTEGAVYVDGHDLRDLDLRSWRNRIGIVSQEPNLFSGSVLDNVRMGRRSATFEEVVAACKQAHIHDMILTLPDGYDTNVGALGSQLSGGQKQRLAIARAVVRGADILLLDEATSALDRKSEVEVQRAIDDLTQNSKMTVVTIAHRMATIAKMDCIYFLDGSRYGGSSIVECGTYEELIRMNGRFASMVMMQDTAMGNLRTVVHDTSFYLYPGALDENAGDSVSSVDSYCSDNSWDSNSNGFYEEDDRWSQYSNVDNVPFEHRTDWEERKTSVSMWRIMKMTKSRWWAIVLGLLGSIITAIVFPCVGLTISQLINSLGNYRQTQDKKHMQKQAVLYAILLILLGAVYFLGAVLTGFYGYVGEYLTCELRSLLFQRILRQDQTFFDMPHRDPGGLTTLLSGDCEAVHQLYGPTLGSRLRSVCALAGGIIIGIFMQWKVALVCLATMPLFVGSIVAQQIFFADSEKVRESGIDTVVNEALGSIRTVASFNMQNRVIKRYKRIINIAEQTAERRIVLISILTGVTEITLMGSMALSFWYGGTLIEKNETHFSNVLVAAMAITMGSTLAGAEAGSFATKLRDARDSSNRVFTVIDRVPAVDSYEYGKVNFEEQVGIAFHNISFAYPAREGAKVLNNVSLNFQAGSSNGLMGQTGCGKSTIVQILARFYPISSGTVLINGQDLSFLDLVTWRDQLSIVLQEPSLFSGTIRDNIKYSLPDATEEEVIEAAKTACIHDDIMEMDNGYDTEVGYRGQQLSGGQKQRVAIARGVIRCPKLLLLDEATSALDSITEMRVQRNLDLFQRRFDVTTITIAHRLTTIRHSDQIVLLDSGKIIERGTHEQLLALGGEYKSRWELSHA from the coding sequence ATGATGTCAGCCGATCAAAAGACGAAGGTTAAGGCAACTCTCCAGGATGCGGAGGAGCCAGTATCGGAGCAGATAGGAGGACAGGTGCCCATTTTCAAGCTGTTTCGCTATCGCTCCCCTGGTGAGTGGTTCGCCGTTATTGTGGGTAGCACTGCGGCCTTCTGCTCCGGCGGTGTCACGCCGCTTTTTATGTACTTTTTTGGACGCATGACGAACAATGCGTACGACGACGAAATGGCACCGCAGCTGACGCGCAACTATGCGATGTTGATGGCGTGCGTTGGCATCCTCTCGATGGTGCTCGTCTTCATCAAGACTGCGACATACCAGGTGACTGCCACGCGCCTGGTCGGCCGCATCAAATGCGCCTACTTCTCTGCTGTCGTCAACCAGGACATCAGCTGGCACGATGGCCGCAAGCCTGGTGAGCTCATTTCTCGTCTGACTGGAGACACACGTGTCGTCCTCAACGGCATCAACGACCGCTTCGCCAGCTGGATTGAGAACCTCGGCACCGGCCTCATCGGCATCACTTTGGCATTCATTGCGAGCTGGGAGCTGACGCTCCTTATAATGGGCTCCTTTCCGCTCATTGGAGCGATGGTGTACTTCCTCTCTGCCGCGTCAGCTCGCCACGTGTCGGTGACACGCAAGCAGTACGCGAGGGCGAGTGCCATTGCTCAGGAAGTCATGCAGAACATCAAAACAGTGCAGAGTTTCAACCGGGAGATGCACGAGGTGGAGCGCTTCTCAGAAATGGTAGTGGGGTCGCGCAAGGCGGGTATTAAGAAGGACTTTCTCGTGGCGATGGCGGGCGCTTCCGTGATGGGAGTCATTCTGTGCGTCATCGGGCTCGCCTTTCTCCTCGCTGTGTACCTTGTCCAGAGCGGCCGCGCCGACGTCGGCTCCGTTGCGGCAACCTTTCTGACGGTGATGAACGGCGCCATGGGTCTCGGACAAGTGTTTCCAGCCCTCCTGTCCTTCGTGGAggcgcgcgcagcagcgtacCCCATTTTCACGACCATCGATGAGCAGCCGGCAATTGACCTGAACGGGCCTGGCAAGGAGGCGACATTTCAGCGATGCATTGAGATGAGGAACATTACGTTCGCCTACCCGACGCGTCTAGATCAGGTCATTTTCAGAGGCTTAAGTGTCGAGATTCGCAAGGGCCAGAAGGTTGCGTTCTCTGGATCGACAGGGTGCGGCAAGTCGACTCTCATCAGTCTTATTCAGCGCTTTTACGACCCCACAGAGGGTGCTGTCTACGTGGACGGGCACGATCTCCGCGACCTAGACCTTAGGTCGTGGCGCAACCGCATCGGCATCGTTTCGCAAGAGCCGAACTTGTTCTCTGGTTCAGTGCTCGACAACGTCCGTATGGGGCGACGCAGTGCCACCTTTGAGGAGGTAGTGGCGGCATGCAAGCAGGCCCACATTCACGATATGATACTGACCCTGCCAGATGGCTACGACACCAACGTTGGTGCTCTGGGCAGCCAGTTGAGTGGCGGTCAAAAGCAGCGACTCGCTATCGCGCGTGCCGTCGTGCGTGGTGCCGACATCCTCCTTCTGGATGAGGCGACGAGCGCGCTGGACCGAAAgtcggaggtggaggtgcagcgcgccATAGACGATCTCACGCAGAATAGCAAAATGACGGTGGTCACGATCGCACATCGAATGGCCACCATCGCAAAGATGGATTGCATCTACTTCCTCGACGGGTCGCGCTACGGTGGCAGTTCCATTGTTGAGTGCGGCACCTATGAGGAGCTCATCCGCATGAACGGCCGCTTCGCCTCGATGGTGATGATGCAGGACACCGCCATGGGAAACTTGCGCACTGTGGTACACGACACAAGCTTCTACCTCTATCCAGGCGCTCTCGACGAAAATGCCGGTGATAGCGTGTCGAGTGTCGACAGTTACTGCAGCGATAACTCGTGGGACTCGAACAGCAATGGCTTCTACGAAGAGGACGACCGGTGGAGTCAGTATTCCAACGTCGACAATGTCCCCTTCGAGCACCGAACTGATTGGGAAGAGCGGAAGACGAGCGTGTCGATGTGGCGCATTATGAAAATGACCAAGAGTCGCTGGTGGGCGATTGTACTAGGTTTGCTAGGCTCCATCATCACGGCCATCGTCTTCCCTTGCGTCGGCCTCACGATCTCTCAGCTGATCAACAGTCTCGGTAACTACCGCCAGACGCAGGACAAGAAGCACATGCAAAAACAGGCAGTCCTCTACGCGATTCTGCTCATTCTTTTGGGCGCTGTCTACTTCCTAGGGGCTGTGCTCACGGGTTTCTACGGCTACGTCGGCGAGTACCTCACCTGTGAGCTGCGGTCGTTGCTGTTCCAGCGAATTCTTCGACAGGACCAAACCTTCTTTGACATGCCCCATCGAGACCCCGGGGGATTGACGACCCTTCTCTCTGGCGACTGCGAGGCAGTACATCAGCTGTACGGCCCTACCCTCGGTTCCCGTCTCAGGTCTGTCTGCGCACTCGCCGGCGGCATTATAATTGGCATTTTCATGCAGTGGAAGGTAGCGCTCGTGTGCCTGGCCACGATGCCGCTGTTTGTTGGCAGCATCGTTGCGCAGCAAATCTTCTTTGCTGACTCAGAAAAGGTTCGCGAGAGTGGCATCGACACGGTAGTGAACGAAGCCCTCGGCTCTATACGCACTGTCGCCTCCTTCAACATGCAGAATCGGGTGATTAAGAGATACAAGCGGATCATCAACATCGCGGAGCAGACTGCCGAGCGCCGCATTGTTCTCATTAGTATTCTCACCGGTGTGACGGAGATCACACTGATGGGATCGATGGCTCTCTCGTTTTGGTATGGCGGAACCCTCATTGAGAAGAACGAGACCCACTTCAGCAACGTGTTGGTTGCTGCAATGGCCATCACTATGGGTTCAACGCTGGCGGGTGCGGAGGCCGGCAGCTTTGCGACGAAGCTGCGCGATGCGCGGGACTCGTCGAACCGTGTCTTCACCGTTATTGACCGTGTGCCGGCGGTGGACAGTTATGAGTACGGCAAGGTGAACTTCGAGGAGCAGGTGGGTATCGCGTTCCACAACATTAGCTTCGCGTACCCGGCGCGTGAGGGAGCGAAGGTGCTGAACAACGTCTCTCTCAACTTTCAGGCAGGCTCGTCGAACGGTCTGATGGGGCAGACGGGTTGTGGCAAGTCCACCATTGTGCAAATTCTGGCTCGGTTCTATCCTATCTCGTCGGGCACGGTACTCATCAATGGCCAAGATCTCAGCTTTCTCGACCTTGTCACGTGGCGCGACCAGCTCAGCATTGTACTGCAGGAGCCCTCCCTGTTCAGCGGCACCATCCGTGACAATATCAAGTACTCGTTGCCCGATgccacggaggaggaggtcatTGAGGCAGCAAAGACCGCTTGCATCCATGACGACATCATGGAGATGGACAACGGCTACGACACGGAGGTGGGCTACCGGGGCCAGCAACTCAGCGGCGGACAGAAACAACGCGTGGCCATCGCCAGAGGCGTTATCCGCTGCCCAaagctgttgctgctcgaTGAAGCTACCAGTGCCCTCGATAGCATAACAGAAATGCGAGTGCAGCGCAACTTAGACTTGTTTCAGCGGCGCTTCGATGTTACCACGATCACCATCGCGCATCGCCTCACGACCATCCGCCACAGTGACCAGATTGTGCTTTTGGACAGTGGCAAGATTATCGAGCGTGGCACGCACGAGCAACTCCTGGCACTGGGGGGTGAGTATAAATCTCGATGGGAACTGTCCCATGCTTGA